In Corylus avellana chromosome ca2, CavTom2PMs-1.0, the following proteins share a genomic window:
- the LOC132172837 gene encoding proteasome subunit beta type-4-like, protein MDSNQAGKQHSLMGSEAASERTLYPYVTGSSVVALKFKDGILMAADMGGSYGSTLRYKSVERLKPAGKHSLLGASGEISDFQEILRYLDELILYDNMWDDGNSLGPKEVHNYLTRVMYNRRNKFDPLWNSLVLGGVKNGQKYLGMVSMIGVNFEDNHVTTGFGNHLARPILRDEWHENLSYEDGVKLLEKCMRVLLYRDRSAINKLQIAKITEEGVTISPPYALKTFWGFSAFENPTVGAEGSW, encoded by the exons ATGGATTCAAATCAAGCTGGCAAGCAGCATAGCCTAATGGGCTCTGAAGCTGCCTCCGAAAGAACtct GTACCCATATGTTACTGGGTCGTCCGTAGTTGCTCTCAAATTCAAAGATGGAATTCTTATGGCTGCCGATATGGGAG GTTCCTATGGGTCTACTCTACGATACAAGAGTGTGGAGCGATTGAAGCCTGCTGGCAAACATTCTCTTCTTGGAGCAAGCGGGGAAATAAGTGACTTTCAGGAGATTTTACGTTATCTTGATGAGCTTAT CCTGTATGACAACATGTGGGATGATGGGAATTCTTTGGGGCCTAAAGAGGTGCACAACTATTTAACTCGTGTGATGTATAATAGGCGTAACAAGTTTGACCCACTGTGGAACTCACTTGTTCTTGGTGGAGTGAAAAATGGGCAGAAGTACCTTGGCATG GTTAGCATGATAGGTGTAAATTTTGAGGATAACCATGTGACAACTGGGTTTGGAAATCACCTTGCCCGTCCTATTCTTCGTGATGAGTGGCATGAGAACTTGAGTTATGAAGATGGTGTCAAGTTACTGGAGAAATGTATGCGTGTACTTCTGTATCGTGATCGGTCTGCTATCAACAAGCTTCAG ATAGCAAAGATCACAGAAGAAGGTGTAACCATTTCACCACCGTACGCATTGAAGACATTCTGGGGATTTTCGGCTTTCGAGAACCCAACCGTGGGTGCAGAGGGATCATGGTAG